The sequence ACAGCAACTTAAAGTACCCCGGATTAGCCATTTTAAGCCCCCTAACGGGCGATTTAAACAGGCTATTTTCTGTTATTAGAACGCGCTTATTTTGAAAAAAGTTTTGTTGCTTAGAAGGCTAAATAGAAGATAAAGCTATTTTGAAGAAACGAGGCAATTATAGACTGTAACCCTAACGCTCTAGACTGGACGGTTGGTATGCATATCGCTACACTAATCATCATTCTCGGCATAAAGAGTAAGACCAATGAAAGACATGCGACAAGCTATGCTCGATGCAGGGTTTAGCCTTATTAATGAACACGGATTTGCTGGCGTTGGCCTGATGAAAATCATCAACCAAGCCGAAGGGACTAAAGGTTCTTTTTACCACTACTTCAAATCCAAAGAGCACTTTGGTGAGATCCTTCTAGCCGACTACTTTGATGAGCACCTAGTTAAGCTTGATGACTTTCTGAGTGATGAAACTCTGTCTCGTCGTGACCGCGTTAAAACCTATTTCGAGTTTTGGTGTGCATCGAAATTGACTGAAGATTTCAATATTCAATGCCTTGTGGTCAAGCTAGCAGGTGAAGTGTCGGGGTCTGCCAATCCGTTGCAATCAACCATGGCAGAAGGTGCAGAAAAGATCATCCTACGTATGGCTAAGCTATTCGAAGAAGGCAATGAAGCGGGTGATTTCAATATCGCAGATCCTGAATCACTATCTCGCACGCTTTATGGCTTATGGCTAGGCTCAACGCTAATGGCAGCGATGCAGCGCAACCGTTCGATTCTGAACAATGCCATGGAAGAGACATTGCTAGCGATGAGTTCAAAAGATTAACCCGTTCCTACACGCTAAGAGGCTCGCTTTATTTTATATAGCGAGCCTTTTTGTTTTTCAGGCTTGTTCGTTTTCTACCTAGGCTTTTGCTTATCACGTCATTGGTTCACTTACCCCATCCGTGGCGCGATGTTGTTGGCTTTTAGCAAAGCATTAAGCACCGGATCGATATGATGAAAGAACTTGAGCCATCCTTCACACAAGTAATTTAGTCCGGCTTCGCCATCACGACTGTTGATAATTCGGTTCTTGGGGCACTCGCCATGACAAGCAAATTTAAACTCACAGGTTTGGCACTGTTTAGGTAGTGACTTTTGCTTCGCGAATCCAAAAGTTTGCTGAGCGTTTGAAAACGCCAGCGTCGATAGTGGCTTATCATGAATATTGCCCAACTGAAACTCAGGAAATACGTAATGGTCGCATGAGTACACATCGCCATTAGGTTCAACCGCTAACCCCTTTCCGCAGATCTCACTCAGCGTGCACATGGTGCTGTCTCTTCCCATCCACACACCGACGAAGTTCTCAAAGTAAGGCACAAGTACTCGACCAAAATCGCGTTCGAACCACTCGTCAAAAGCCGTCGAAAGAAACTCACCCCATTGCGTTGAACCGACACTCCAAGGCTCAACTTCACCAAAAACAGGAATGATCGCTTGTTGGTTTCTCAACCATTTATTGTTGGTATGAGCCTCGTGCTTATCCACCACAGGGATGAACTGCAACTGCTTTGAACCGACTTCGTCACGCAGAAAACGATAAACCTCTAATGGGTATTTGCCCGTCACATCATTCACACAAGTTAAGGTCGCAAACTCAACGTTATGTTTTTTTAGATAGCCGATTCCGCGCATGGTTTGGGAAAAAGTGCCTTTGCCTGCGCGGTTGGTGCGGTAGTGATTGTGTAAGTGTTCTGGGCCATCAATGCTCACACCGATGATAAAATCATTGTTCTTGAAGAACTCACACCAATCATCATTCAACAAGGTGCCATTGGTTTGTAGATCATTACTAATAGTGCTGTGGCTTGGGCAATATTTTTTCTGTAACGCCACGACCCTTTCAAAGTACTCAATGCCGAGCAGAGTTGGCTCACCACCATGCCAAGAAAAGATGATTTCCGGCGTATTCTGCCCCTCTATATACTGCTTGATATAGAGCTCTAGCCGCGCTTCATCCATCACATATTGAGATCCTTTGGGGTATTCAAGCAACTGCCGTTTATCTAAGTAATAACAGTAAGTACAACTGATATTACAGACCGCACCAATGGGTTTTGCCAACGCTTGGAGCTTGCTGTGCGCCTTGCCATTAAACTGCGGAACCGAACTCAGGTTTGATAGTGATAAGGTCGTCATGAAGAATTCCTCGATGTAAAAGTTATTGTATTAGCCGAAACAATTCGTAATTCCTTTACACGGTGCTCATCGGCCAACCAAGCTTGCTGGCATTAGGTTGGCCGAGTGGTTTGTTTCCTCTATTTCACGTTCTCAAACGGGTTCCACGCTTCATCAACTGGCACAATATTTTGCGATTTTTCGTACTCTTGATACTCAGCAACCATCTCTAGGAACAAGTCTGGCATTTGATTTCTTAAGTCATGCTGCTCAGCCGGATCCTGTTTGGTGTTGTACAGGTGCCATTCACTGTCACCGCCCATGCCTGTAGAGATTCGGATGATCTTGTAATCCCCTTTGAGCAAAATGCCGCTACCAAACAGCTCAAATGGAATCGCATTATCAGCATTGTGCACCTCTGTAGTTTCGCCCTTAAAGTAAGGAAGCAAGCTCACACCACTCATCGGTGCTACTTCTCGGCCTTGGTATTCCGTTCCTGGATGTTCTACATCGGCAATTTCAAGAATGGTGGCTGCGATGTCTTTTACTTGTGATAAGTCATCAGTTTGAGTACCAGGTTGCAGCGCTTGATCACCTTCTAAGAGGGCTTTCGCAGGCTTAACGATAAACGGCACACGAATACCACCCTCAGCTGTGTAAGCTTTATACCAAGACAATCCACCGGTTGATGCACTTGCCCACTCAGGGCCTAATGACACGCTGGAGTTGGCTTTACCTAGGTTTTCCGTCGAGTTGTCAAAGTGATGCGCCGTCCATGTGCGAATCAAATCACTGATGTTTTCACCGGTAATGTCCGCGGCTTCAGGGCCATTGTCTGCCAGATACATAATGTAGGTATTGTCGTATTCCCCAATCTCTTTTAGGTAATCGACAACCTGACCGACTTGTTGGTCTTGCATCTCCATCATGCCCATCGCGACTGCCATCTTCTTGCCATACCACTCTTGTTCTTTATCAGACAAAGAGTCCCAAGGGCGACTTAGTGCATTACGACTTGAGATATCGGCATCTTTAGGAATAACGCCCATCTCCTTCATGCGTTCAAAGCGGTCTTCACGAATCGAATCCCAACCATGCTCGACGTAGTAATCAACCTTGTCTTGATACGCTGATTCTGGCGCTTGCAGCGGAAGGTGTATCGCAGTGAAAGGAAGATAAGCGAAGAAAGGCTTACCGTCGTCTTTCTTGCCATCGATCATCTTGATGAGTTCGTTAGTGTAGACTTGGTCTGAGTACTCGCCTTTGTATTTGTCCTCAACCACTTCACCGTTTCTGTAGGTAGGCTCAACTTCAACGCCGGGAATGTCGCCTTTTTGCAGCGCATCTGCTGTCGCCGCGTTTTTGGCAGGGAACATCATGTCGCGGTTAAAGTGATTCGAACCACCCGCTAAAATACCGTAACTTTCCGAAAAGCCGCGGTCATCGGGCAGGAACCCATCATCATGACCTAAATGCCATTTGCCCGATAAATACGTGTTGTAGCCATTTTCCTTGAGCAACGTAGCCACGGTTACGCCCTTCTTGGTCAGGTAACCTTCATAGCCCGGCTTACCAATCGCGCCCGGATAGACAGCATAATCAAAGGTACCTAGCCCAACCTCGTGGCTGTTCGCTCCAGTTAACATCATTGAACGAGTCACTGATGAGGTCGGTGATGCATGAAAGTTGGTGAATTTCACCCCCTCTTCAGCCAACGCCATCAAGTTCGGTGTTTCGACTTCTGAACCATAAGGCTGGGTATCAGCAAAGCCAACATCATCACCGACAATAACAACGATGTTCGGCTTATCTGATTCGGCGGCAAAGGCGGCGCTACTTGCGGCGGCCATCGCGGTGAATAATAAGGATTTCTTGAATGTCTGCATAAGATGTCTCCAATAGCTGTGAATAATTTTTCTGTGATTAGCTTTTTCTGTGACTAACCTTTCTGTGATTAACCTTTTCTGTGACTAACTTGGATTAGAATCTGAATTAGTGCGCGGCTTGGGACATCCAATGTAATAAGTCGAGCGCAGGGTCATACTCTTGAGCGGCTGCCAAACCGATCCAGGTGACAGCTTCCGCTTGGCTAACCTGAACGCCACTTCCGGAGAAGTACATTAGGCCAAGCTGTGTTTGAGCTTCAGGGCTACCGGCACTGGCTGCAGTTTCAAACCACTCCGCCGCTTTCTCGTCATTCTGCTCAACACCGTCACCGCTCAAATACCGATAAGCGAGAGCAAGTTGTGCTTCAGACTGTCCTTCATAGGCTTCATCCAACACCTGAACGACATCTCGGTGCTGTTCAGATAAGGCCACAGAGCTTTCGCTGCCAACGCTTGCCTTGGCAAAAAGCAGAACCGCCACAACACCAGTCAGAATCACGTTAGTTAAACGCTTATTGAACATTTATTTCCTCCTCAGGAATAAAGGTCACAACGTCCCTGTCGCTTCAATTAGGTGAAAAATAGGAATGGCGCGATGATGCACAAGCTCGATAGCAATACGTTTTCAATCTTCATAATTAGTCCTCGATTTACAGTGAGTTTTTGGATGCTTAATCAGACGACTAAATTGATTTTTCAATAATCTGTTCAATCGTTTGTTTTGAGATTGGGTAGAACTGGAAGCAGATATCTTTTTCAATCGCTTGAGCAATATTGCGCTTCTCTTGGTCATCAAATTCCCAGCTACTGAAACGCTTCATCGCACCAACTTGGGTTTGGAAGTTGTGTAAGAAATCCAACACTCGTTGGTAAATCATCTCGTCCGTTCCAGTGCTCTCTAGCGAGAATGCTTGAGCCAATTTAATTGCGTTCGGCATATAGAACTCGGGCAGCGCCTCAATCACAACAGGCATCAGTACCGTGTTGGCATCGCCGTGCGGGATATGGCTAATCGCACCAAAGGCATGAGCACAGTTATGGATAGGGATGCCACCTAACGATGAATAAAATGCAGAAATCGCCATGGTGCTTGCCTGAAGTAGATTGCCACGTGCGGTTAGGTTTTCAGGCTCCTCAAGTGCCACGGGTAAGTTTTCAACAATCAGTTTTGCAGCTTGAATGCCGTAAGCGTCGGTAAAGGCATTGCTCATTGGAGAAACAATGGCCTCAACGGCGTGCGTTAATGCATCCATCGCGGTTGAGCGAGTCAGGTGAGCAGGAAGTTTGGTGGTGACAGTCGGATCAAGAATCGCAATGTCAGCCTCTAAACCAGACGCCACTAAACTTGCCTTGATGTTTTCATGCTCGTTGTAAAAAACCGCAATCGGAGAAGCTTCAGCGCCAGTACCCGCCGTTGTTGGTACGGCAATATGAGGCACTCGAATGTCTTCATTGTTTGGCCAAACTTCCATAAAGCCACCGCCAGCAATCACGGTACGGATATCATCAATCTGCTTATGGAGTGCGTATTTCACGCCCTTAGAAGCATCAATCACGCTGCCTCCACCGACAGACAAAATAGCGTCTGCATCCAAGTTATTAGCAAACTCAATCGCAGCGTTGATGTTGTCGCAAGTCGCGTCTGGCGCAATATCGGTGTACACACCAACGAGCTGAGTCGTTGGTTGATCTGCTTCTTGATTCATCGTCTGGTTTGCAAACAACGCAGAGAACTGCTCAACAAAGCCCAAAGACTCCAAACCTTTGTCAGAAAAAAGCACGACTCTTTTTGCACCTAAGCGAGCAAAGAAAGAAGGGATATTTTCGATGCCGTTCTCTTGAGCATGAACAATGGTTTTCAGTTGAAAGTTAAAGTTA is a genomic window of Vibrio crassostreae containing:
- a CDS encoding TetR/AcrR family transcriptional regulator, encoding MKDMRQAMLDAGFSLINEHGFAGVGLMKIINQAEGTKGSFYHYFKSKEHFGEILLADYFDEHLVKLDDFLSDETLSRRDRVKTYFEFWCASKLTEDFNIQCLVVKLAGEVSGSANPLQSTMAEGAEKIILRMAKLFEEGNEAGDFNIADPESLSRTLYGLWLGSTLMAAMQRNRSILNNAMEETLLAMSSKD
- a CDS encoding anaerobic sulfatase maturase — translated: MTTLSLSNLSSVPQFNGKAHSKLQALAKPIGAVCNISCTYCYYLDKRQLLEYPKGSQYVMDEARLELYIKQYIEGQNTPEIIFSWHGGEPTLLGIEYFERVVALQKKYCPSHSTISNDLQTNGTLLNDDWCEFFKNNDFIIGVSIDGPEHLHNHYRTNRAGKGTFSQTMRGIGYLKKHNVEFATLTCVNDVTGKYPLEVYRFLRDEVGSKQLQFIPVVDKHEAHTNNKWLRNQQAIIPVFGEVEPWSVGSTQWGEFLSTAFDEWFERDFGRVLVPYFENFVGVWMGRDSTMCTLSEICGKGLAVEPNGDVYSCDHYVFPEFQLGNIHDKPLSTLAFSNAQQTFGFAKQKSLPKQCQTCEFKFACHGECPKNRIINSRDGEAGLNYLCEGWLKFFHHIDPVLNALLKANNIAPRMG
- a CDS encoding arylsulfatase; translation: MQTFKKSLLFTAMAAASSAAFAAESDKPNIVVIVGDDVGFADTQPYGSEVETPNLMALAEEGVKFTNFHASPTSSVTRSMMLTGANSHEVGLGTFDYAVYPGAIGKPGYEGYLTKKGVTVATLLKENGYNTYLSGKWHLGHDDGFLPDDRGFSESYGILAGGSNHFNRDMMFPAKNAATADALQKGDIPGVEVEPTYRNGEVVEDKYKGEYSDQVYTNELIKMIDGKKDDGKPFFAYLPFTAIHLPLQAPESAYQDKVDYYVEHGWDSIREDRFERMKEMGVIPKDADISSRNALSRPWDSLSDKEQEWYGKKMAVAMGMMEMQDQQVGQVVDYLKEIGEYDNTYIMYLADNGPEAADITGENISDLIRTWTAHHFDNSTENLGKANSSVSLGPEWASASTGGLSWYKAYTAEGGIRVPFIVKPAKALLEGDQALQPGTQTDDLSQVKDIAATILEIADVEHPGTEYQGREVAPMSGVSLLPYFKGETTEVHNADNAIPFELFGSGILLKGDYKIIRISTGMGGDSEWHLYNTKQDPAEQHDLRNQMPDLFLEMVAEYQEYEKSQNIVPVDEAWNPFENVK
- a CDS encoding tetratricopeptide repeat protein; this translates as MFNKRLTNVILTGVVAVLLFAKASVGSESSVALSEQHRDVVQVLDEAYEGQSEAQLALAYRYLSGDGVEQNDEKAAEWFETAASAGSPEAQTQLGLMYFSGSGVQVSQAEAVTWIGLAAAQEYDPALDLLHWMSQAAH
- a CDS encoding iron-containing alcohol dehydrogenase — protein: MTTNNFNFQLKTIVHAQENGIENIPSFFARLGAKRVVLFSDKGLESLGFVEQFSALFANQTMNQEADQPTTQLVGVYTDIAPDATCDNINAAIEFANNLDADAILSVGGGSVIDASKGVKYALHKQIDDIRTVIAGGGFMEVWPNNEDIRVPHIAVPTTAGTGAEASPIAVFYNEHENIKASLVASGLEADIAILDPTVTTKLPAHLTRSTAMDALTHAVEAIVSPMSNAFTDAYGIQAAKLIVENLPVALEEPENLTARGNLLQASTMAISAFYSSLGGIPIHNCAHAFGAISHIPHGDANTVLMPVVIEALPEFYMPNAIKLAQAFSLESTGTDEMIYQRVLDFLHNFQTQVGAMKRFSSWEFDDQEKRNIAQAIEKDICFQFYPISKQTIEQIIEKSI